A genome region from Nicotiana tabacum cultivar K326 chromosome 13, ASM71507v2, whole genome shotgun sequence includes the following:
- the LOC142167953 gene encoding agamous-like MADS-box protein AGL80, protein MSEKGLKNTNVCSERKRKAKEKRKIATLFKMADELSTLCEAIVTIIIFSPGETFPIVWPDESEAMVRVTKYLGHSEYERSKKLVLHETYLEKQIKNLEEENNRKIARKSKEKEMEILFNQLFEGKMNTSDLDVAQTEGLLKLSARIKAKLDERKKQLNQQEQTSDVQCPSTSSNATTEGHDNEAGEKNDGLFNNID, encoded by the coding sequence ATGAGTGAGAAGGGGCTTAAGAATACTAATGTTTgtagtgaaagaaagagaaaagccaaagaaaaaagaaaaattgctaCTTTGTTTAAAATGGCAGACGAGTTGTCCACTCTATGTGAGGCAATAGttacaataattatttttagTCCAGGAGAAACCTTTCCTATTGTTTGGCCAGATGAAAGTGAGGCTATGGTTAGAGTTACTAAGTATTTAGGTCACTCTGAGTATGAAAGATCAAAGAAGTTAGTTTTACATGAAACCTACCTTGAAAAACAAATCAAAaatcttgaagaagaaaataatagGAAAATCGCGCGAAAAAGTAAGGAGAAAGAAATGGAAATACTCTTCAATCAACTTTTCGAGGGAAAAATGAATACCAGTGACCTTGATGTTGCACAAACCGAAGGTTTGTTAAAGCTTTCTGCTCGTATAAAGGCTAAACTCGATGAGAGGAAGAAACAACTCAATCAACAAGAGCAGACTTCTGATGTTCAGTGTCCATCTACTTCCTCCAATGCAACAACAGAAGGCCATGACAACGAGGCGGGAGAGAAGAATGATGGACTTTTCAATAACATTGATTGA